TGATCGCCGAGGATGGTGCAGAATTTTTTGAGGGCGCCGGGACGCTCAGGAATGGTGACGGCGAAGATCGCCTCGCGCCGCTCGCCGATCTCGGCGCGCTCGGCCACGTGCCGCAGCCGGTCGAAGTTGACATTGGCGCCGGAGGCGATGGCGACGAGGTTTTTGTTCTTGAGCCGCTTCTGCCCGGCGTAGCGCTTCAGGCCGGCGTAGGCGAGCGCGCCGGCGGGTTCGAGGATCATGCGACGGTCCTCGAAAATATCCTTGATGGCGGCGCAGATCTCGTCGTTGCTGACGATCACCATTTCATCCACGAACTGTTTGGCGAGCCGGAAGGTTTCCTTGCCCACCTGGCGCACCGCCACGCCATCAGCAAAGATGCCGACGTGATCCAGCAGGACGCGTTTGCCGGCCTTGAGCGACAGGTCCATGGCGTCGGCGTCTTCCGGCTCGACGCCGATGATTTTCACCTCGGGGCGCAACTGCTTGATGTACACCGCGATGCCCGCGATCAGCCCGCCGCCGCCGACGGGGACGAACACGGCCTCCAGCGGTCCCGTATGCTGCTTCAGGATTTCCATGCCGATGGTGCCCTGACCCGCGATCACCTCCGGATCGTCGTAGGGATGCACGAAGGTCAGCTTGCGTTGCGTTGCGATCTCGCGCGCATGCGCATAGGCGGCGTCGTAGTTGTCGCCGTGCAGTACCACCTTACCGCCAAGATTGCTCACGGCATCGATCTTGATGCGCGGGGTGGTGCGCGGCATGACGATGATGGCCTTGGTGCCCAGCTTCGCGGCCGCCAGCGCCACGCCCTGCGCGTGATTACCGGCCGAGGCCGCCACCACGCCCTTTTTCAACTCCGCCTTGGGCAGGCCCGCCATCTTGTTGTAGGCCCCGCGGCACTTGAAGGAAAACACCGGCTGCTCGTCCTCGCGCTTGAGCCACACCCGGTTGCCGGTGCGACGCGACAGGATGGGAGCGAGCTCCAAGGGGGTTTCGTGCGCGACGTCGTACACGCGCGCATTGACGATAGTCTTGAGGTATTTCTGGGGCATTTTTGTAATTTACCAGATCGGCCGCTTCATTATCACACGGTTTATAGGTATTCTGGCGCCCTTTCAGGCAAACGGAAAAGTCATGACTGCGGATGAAAAGAAAAAGGCCGTCGCCCTGGCGGCACTGGAATACGTCGAATCCGGCTGGGTGATCGGTGTCGGCACCGGCTCCACCGCCAATCACTTCATCGACGGGCTGGCGAAGATCAAGGGCAAGCTCGACGGCGCGGTGGCCAGCTCCAACGCCACCGCCGACCGGCTCAAGAAAGTCGGCATCCCGGTGCTCGATCTCAACTCCACCGGCGACCTGCCGCTGTACGTGGACGGCGCCGACGAGGCGACCAAACACCTGCACCTGATCAAGGGCGGCGGCGGCGCGCTCACGCGCGAGAAGATCGTGGCCGCGGCCAGCGCCAAATTCGTCTGCATCGCCGACGACTCAAAGCTCGTCGACGTGCTCGGCCGGTTCCCGCTGCCGGTCGAGGTCATCCCGATGGCGCGCAGCCTGGTGGCGCGCCGGATCGTGGAACTCGGGGGCCAGCCGGTGCTGCGCGAGAATTTCAAGACCGACAACGGCAACATCATCCTCGACGTGCACAACCTGAAGATCATGAACCCGGTGGAACTGGAAGAAAAACTCGACCATCTCGCCGGCGTGGTCACCAACGGTCTGTTCGCGCGCCGCCCGGCGGACGTCTTACTGTTAGCCTCGGATCAGGGTGTGCGCAAACTCACGTAGGTGTTGTTGGGGTTTGGCACTGTGCGCTTCACCCCAACCTACATTAAGCGAGTGGTTTCAGCGGTACAGCACGCCGCGGCGCACCAGCCATTTCTCGATCTCGACCCCGATAAAGACCAGGGTGGACATCGCCAGGCAGAAGGCGAGTTCGTTGAGCGTCAGCGCCTCGGTCTTGAAGACCGGGTTGAGCCAGGGCACGTAGATCGTCGCCAGCTGCAGCCCGAAGGTGAACAGCACCGCGCCGATCAGTGGCCGGTTGGAAAACACCCCCTGCACGAACAGCGAGTCGGTCTCGGAGCGGATCGCCAGCACGTGGCCGAGCTGCGACAGCGTCAGCACCGTGAATACCATGGTCTGCCAGTGGCCATGACCGGTGTGGATCGCCCACGCCTGGGTGAACAGCGAGGCCGCGCCCATGAGCACGCCGACCCACACGATGTGCTGCCACATGCCGTGCGCGAAGATGCTCTCGTTCGGCGGACGCGGCGGGCGCTGCATGACACCGCGTTCCTCTTTTTCGGCCGCCAGCGCCAGGCCCGGCAGGCCGTCGGTGACAAGATTGATCCACAGGATATGGATCGGCAGCAGCGGGATCGGCAGGCCCAGGAACGGCGCCAGGAAAATGGTCCAGATCTCGCCGGAGTTGCTGGTCATGGTGTACTTGATGAACTTGCGAATGTTGTCAAAGATGCGCCGGCCCTCGCGCACCGCGCGCACGATGGTGGCGAAGTTGTCGTCCAGCAGGATCATGTGCCCGGCTTCCTTGGCGACATCGGTGCCGGTGATGCCCATGGCCACGCCGATGTCGGCGCGCTTGAGCGCCGGCGCGTCGTTCACGCCGTCACCGGTCATGGCCACAAATTCGCCGCGGTCCTGCAACGCCTTGACGATCTTGATCTTCTGCTCCGGCGCCACGCGCGCGTACACGCGCACGCGCTCGACATGCTGCTCGAATTGCGCCATGTCGAGGCGCGCCAACTGCCGCCCCGTAAGCACCTCCGCATCCTGTTCGATAATTCCGAGACGCGTGGCGATGTTGCGCGCCGTGGCCGGATGGTCGCCGGTGATCATCACCGGCGTGATGCCGGCGCTGCGGCACAGCCGCACCGCCTCGCGCGCCTCGGGGCGCGGCGGGTCCAGCAGGCCGACCAGCCCGAGGAAAGTGAGTTTCGTCTCCACGTTTTCAGTGTCGGCCGGCTCCGGCAGCGCGGACCAGCGACGCACGGCCACCGCCAGCACCCGCAGGCCGTCGGCGGCCATGCGTTCGACCAGCGCCTCCACCGCGCCACGATCCAGCGCCTCCGCCCCGGCGGCGCCCAGGCGGTCGTGACACAGCGGCAGCACCTGCTCCGGCGCGCCCTTGGTGAAGGCAATCACCGCCTCCCCTTCCTTTGCACCCTCTCCCCTTACCCTCTCCCGCTCGCGCGGGAGAGGGGGAGCTGGAAGAGCTTCCCTATGCAAGGTGGTCATGCGCGCGCGCTCGGAATCGAAGGCAATCTCCGCCACCCGCGGTTGCGACTTGCTCAATACTGCCTTGTCGGCGCCAGCCTGGCGCGCGGCCAGGTACAACGCCACCTCGGTGGGATCGCCGATGAGCTCCTCTCCCGTCGTCGGTCGCGCGTCGTTGCTGAGCGCCAGCGCGGTCAGGAGGGTGCGCCACGGTTCCCGTGCCGCGGCATCGGCCGGCAGTGATTGCAGCATCTGGTCATCGGCGTAAACCTGCTCCACGCGCATGCGGTTCTCGGTGAGCGTGCCCGTTTTGTCGGAACAGATGAAGGTCACGGAGCCGAGCGTCTCGACCGCCGGCAGCTTGCGGATCAGCGCGTTCTGGCTGACCAGCTTGCGCGCGCCGAGCGCGAGCGACACCGTCACCACCGCCGGCAGGGCCTCGGGTATGGCGGCCACTGCCAGCGAGATGGCTGTGAGCAGCATCAGCATCACCGGCTCGCCGCGCAGCAGGCCGGTAACGAACAGGATGGCACAGATCACCAGCACCGCGACCGCGAGGTTGGCACCGAAGCGGGCCAGGCGCTTTTGCAGCGGCGTCTTGACCTCGCCTTCCGCGCGCAGCAGCGCCGCGATGCGGCCGAGTTCGGTCTCCATGCCGGTGGCCACCACCACGCCGCGGCCGCGGCCGTAGGTCACGAGCGTGCCCTTGAACGCCAGGTTGCGCCGGTCGCCGAGCGGCAGGTCCGGTTCGCGCAGGGCGCGCTCGAGCTTTTCCACCGGCTGGGATTCGCCGGTGAGCGCCGCCTCCTCGATCCGCAGCTGCACCGCCTCGGTCAGGCGCAGATCGGCCGGCACGGCGTTGCCGGCCTCGATGCGCACCACGTCGCCGGGCACGAGTTCGGCGGCCGGCACCATGCGCGATTGGCCGCCGCGCACCACGTGCGCGGTCAGCGCCGCCATCTGCTTGAGCGCGGCGATGGCGCGCTCGGCGCGGTATTCCTGCACGAAACCGATGACGGCGTTCAGCACCACGATGGCCACGATCACCAGCGTGTCCGTCAGGTCGCCGATCAGCCCCGACACGATGGCGGCGGCGATCAGCACCAGGATCATGAAGTCGGTGAATTGCCCGAGGAACATCGCCAGCGGCCCGCGGCGCCGGCCTTCGCGGATCTCGTTGGCACCATATTGTTCGAGGCGCGCCCGTGCATTTTCCGCACTCAAGCCCGCGCGCGCGTCGGTATCCAGATGCCGGGCGACCTCCTCCGCTGGCAGCGAATGCCAGGCGGGCGGGTTTGTATCGGCCATCATGGCGGTTCAGTGAATAATGCGGTTGATCTGAATATTAAGCTTCTTGATGCGGTGCCACAGGCTGCGCTCCGAAATGCCCAGCTTCTTCGCCGCGTGCGCCTGCACGCCTTTGGTTTGCGCCAGCGCTTCGAGGATCGCGCCACGCTCGACTTCTTCCAGCCAGTGATCCAGATTTTTCCGGCCCATTCGGGCGAGCGCGGATTTTTCGCCAGTGGCCACTCCGGAAGGCGTCGCGATCGCCGCCGGCAAATCCCCGACGTCGATGGTTTTGCCCTGGCATGACAGCAGCGAGCGTTCCACGGTGTTGCGCAGCTCGCGGATGTTGCCGGGCCAGTCATAACCTTCCAGCGCCTCCAGCGCCGCCGGGGTGAAGGCCGTGATCTTCTTGTCGGTCTCGGCGGCCAGTTCATGCAGGAAGGTCTGGGCCAGCAGCGGGATATCCTCGCGCCGGTGGCGCAGCGGCGGCACGACAATGCTGTAGACATCGAGGCGATACAGCAGGTCCTCGCGGAACTGGCCCTCCTGTACCAGCGCCTTCAGGTCGCGGTTGGTAGCGGCGATGAAGCGCACATCCACGGCGCGCACCTGGTTCGATCCGACCGGGGAGTATTCACGCTCCTGCAGCACGCGCAGCAGCTTTGCCTGCAATCCCGCATCGAGATCGCCGATCTCATCCAGAAACAGCGTTCCGCCCTGCGCCTGCTCGACCCGGCCGGCACGGTTCTGGGTCGCGCCGGTGAACGCGCCCTTGACGTAGCCGAACAGCTCGGACTCCATGAGATCGCGCGGGATGGCGGAACAGTTGAGCGCGACCCACGGCCGCTCGCGCCGCGGCGACAACTCGTGGATGGTGCGCGCCACCAGTTCCTTGCCGGTGCCGGATTCGCCGGTGATCAGCACGCCGGTCTTGTACGGCGCCACGCGTTGGATCTCCTCGAGCAATTGCCGCGCCGCGCGGCCTTCGCCGGCCAGGCGCTTGGCGCCGCGCGACTCGCTGACCTCGGCCTTGAGCTGGGCGTTTTCCCGCAGAATGTCGCGCAGCTTGATGGCGTTGTGCACCGCGATCTCGAGCTGCTCCGGCTCGAACGGCTTGGTGAGGTAATCGGCCGCGCCATCGTGAATGCTCTTGACCGCGGAGCGGATCGTGCCATGCGCCGTAATTATTATGACCGGCACGTCCGGACGTGACTGGCGGCAGCGCACGACGAATTCCTCGCCGCCCATGCCAGGCATGCGCAGATCGGTCAGCACCACGTCGAGGTTCGGGTTCTGCACCTGCGCCAGCGCCGCCTCGCCGCTGTCGGCCACGAGCACTTCGTGGCCGGCGCTTTCCAAAACCATGCGCATCACCGTCTGCATGTTCTGCTCGTCATCGACCACCAACACGGTTCGTTTCATGGCGCTATCTCCATTGCTTCATATACCGGAAACCGCATGACAAACCGGGCGCCGTTGCCCTCGGGAGGCCGGGCCTCGAGCCGGCCGCCGTTGGCCTCGACCAGGGTATGGGCGATGGTGAGGCCGAGACCGGTGCCCTGCTCCTTGGTGGTGAAGAACGGCTCGAACAGGCGCGGCATGATCTCGGGCGGGACGCCCGGCCCGTTGTCCTCGACCGACAGATACACGCTCCCGTTTTCCACGCCGGAACTAAGCCAGAATTTTCCCTCTTTTCCCTTCATCGCCTGCAGGGCGTTGGTCAGGATGTTGCTCCAGGCCTGCTGCAGCAGACCGGCATCGGCCTGGATTTTGGCGTCCTGGTGGCGCAAGGCCTTGCGCACCGTGATCGCAGGCATGCCGGCCAGCGCCAGCTCGAGGGCGCGCTCCAGCGGCTGAGCCGGATCGATGACCGCGAACGCCGGCTGGCGGTGGCGCGACAGCTGCAGGAAGTCCTGCACCAGGGTGGCGACGCGCAGGCTTTCCTCGCGGATCATGCGCGTCAGCTCGGCCTTCTTCTCCGGGGCGTAATCCGGCTTGTCGAGCAGAGCCGCCGAGGTGTTGATGATGCCGATGGGATTGCGGATCTCGTGCGCCAGCGACGCCGACAGTTCACCCATGGCGGTAAGCTTGTCTTTCTGGAAGCGCTGCGCCTGTTCGTCGCGCGCTTCGCGCAGACGCGCGGCCATGGCGTTGAAGGCCTTGGCCAGGTCACCGAATTCGTCATTCGAGCTGACGGGCACGCTGGCGCTGAAGTTCTGGCCCGCGAGCTGCATCACACCGTTGCGCAGATATTCCAGCGGCCGCACCACCAGGCGCGAAAGCAGCAGGCCGGCCAGGCCGCCGATGATCACACCGAGAAGGGAAATCGACAGGAACAGCGTGACGCGGTTGGTGAGCACTTCCTGCACGCCGCGGCGCTCCAGCCCGCTGAACATGATCGCCTCGACCCGCCCCGTCGGGTCCACGATGGGCGTATACAAACCGCGAAACTGGCCGTTCTCGGCCTCCAGGCTGTAATACGGTTTCTTGTCCTTCTCCAGCCGCGCCAGCGTCGAAGCCGGCAGATGTTTGAGTGCGATGGTCTGGCCGGGTGTTGAAAACAGGTCGTAGTAATTCTTGCCCTCGCGATAATACAGACGCGCCTTCAGGCCGGTGAGCTGCGCCAGTTCGTCGGTAAAGTCCTGCCCCAGCAAACTGCCGAGCACGAGGTAATACCGCGGTTTGCCCTGACGCGGGATCGGCGTGATGCCGACCGCCGCCAGCATGGTTTTGTTTTTGCGCGTCACCTTGAGCACGGCCTCGGTCTGGCCGCGTTCCCACAGGGTTTTCACCTCCATCGGGAGCGAGGAGTACAGCAGTTTCTTTTCCGGGCTGTACAGCTGAATCAGGTCGATGCCGAGCTTCTGCGAGATTTGCTGTACCGGCAGCGGAATCGCCTCCGCGGGATCACGCTCGAGCCTGCCGACGTAAGCCGGGTCGTCTGCCAGCACGCGTCCCAGGATGACGGCATCGTTCTGGTAAGCTTCGAGCCAGTTCTGGTTGGCGCGCGCGGCGTCGACGATCCATTGCTGCAGGCGTTTCTCGAAACTGATCGACACCCACTCGGCCGCCAGCCAGCCGGCCACCAGCATCGGCACAATCACGATCACGGAGATGACCAGCAGCACCTTGCGCTGCAGGCGGCCAAGCTTGAATCCACGAAATGACATGGGTTTCTCGAAATTTCCCAGGCTACAAATTTTGATGTTTGCTACAAAAATCAAGCATAGCGCAGCGTGGGGATTATATATATCTATTTGATTTTAATAATAAAAAATCATGGCACAGCGATTGCTCTAGGGGATGGCAATGATGGCACTGATTCATTCGGGCCATCAGACATCCAACGCGTTGTTTTATTCTTTTTAAGGAGTCTTACGATATGAAAAAGTCACTGATCAGCCTGTTTGCCCTGGCATTCGCCATGATGTTCGGCATGGTGCACGTCGCCAGCGCGATGAAGCATGAAGCCCCGGCCGGCGCTGCCGCGGCGGAAGCCAAGAAAGAGGCGAAGCAGGAGAAGAAAGAGAAGAAGATGAAGAAGAAAGCCGCCAAGAAGGAAGAGAAGAAAGAAGAGATGAAGGGCGCGGCCCCGGCAACGCCGGCCACCCCGGCCGCTCCTGCGACCCCGGCCGCTCCTGCCAAGTAACAGCGTTTAGTTTTTGAGCTGCACCAAAGCGCCCCGAAAGGGGCGCTTTGCTTTGTAAGCCGCTACTTCTTCTTGGGCGCGACTTTTTTCTTCGCCGGTTTGGCGGCGGTTTTCTTCCCGGCCTTTTTCGCCGGGCTTTTCCCGGCCGCCGGGGCCTTGGCGCTGCGTACGCGCTCGATCAGCCCGCGCAAATAGTCCATATACTTCTGTGTATTCGCCACCGCGGTTTTGGCGGCGTCGATGCCGGACTCGCCCGGCTTGAGCTGGCGGTAGG
The DNA window shown above is from Sulfuricaulis limicola and carries:
- the ilvA gene encoding threonine ammonia-lyase, biosynthetic; the protein is MPQKYLKTIVNARVYDVAHETPLELAPILSRRTGNRVWLKREDEQPVFSFKCRGAYNKMAGLPKAELKKGVVAASAGNHAQGVALAAAKLGTKAIIVMPRTTPRIKIDAVSNLGGKVVLHGDNYDAAYAHAREIATQRKLTFVHPYDDPEVIAGQGTIGMEILKQHTGPLEAVFVPVGGGGLIAGIAVYIKQLRPEVKIIGVEPEDADAMDLSLKAGKRVLLDHVGIFADGVAVRQVGKETFRLAKQFVDEMVIVSNDEICAAIKDIFEDRRMILEPAGALAYAGLKRYAGQKRLKNKNLVAIASGANVNFDRLRHVAERAEIGERREAIFAVTIPERPGALKKFCTILGDHNVTEFNYRFDDPKNAHIFVGVQVPPGTADARQLMGALRKHGYATLDMTDNEMAKLHIRHLVGGRAPNAVNEILYRFEFPERPGALMNFLDKTGGRWNISLFHYRSHGADFGRVLVGMQVPPGDKKAFQKFLDALGYEYAEETGNPAYKLFLS
- the rpiA gene encoding ribose-5-phosphate isomerase RpiA, with protein sequence MTADEKKKAVALAALEYVESGWVIGVGTGSTANHFIDGLAKIKGKLDGAVASSNATADRLKKVGIPVLDLNSTGDLPLYVDGADEATKHLHLIKGGGGALTREKIVAAASAKFVCIADDSKLVDVLGRFPLPVEVIPMARSLVARRIVELGGQPVLRENFKTDNGNIILDVHNLKIMNPVELEEKLDHLAGVVTNGLFARRPADVLLLASDQGVRKLT
- a CDS encoding cation-translocating P-type ATPase, whose protein sequence is MMADTNPPAWHSLPAEEVARHLDTDARAGLSAENARARLEQYGANEIREGRRRGPLAMFLGQFTDFMILVLIAAAIVSGLIGDLTDTLVIVAIVVLNAVIGFVQEYRAERAIAALKQMAALTAHVVRGGQSRMVPAAELVPGDVVRIEAGNAVPADLRLTEAVQLRIEEAALTGESQPVEKLERALREPDLPLGDRRNLAFKGTLVTYGRGRGVVVATGMETELGRIAALLRAEGEVKTPLQKRLARFGANLAVAVLVICAILFVTGLLRGEPVMLMLLTAISLAVAAIPEALPAVVTVSLALGARKLVSQNALIRKLPAVETLGSVTFICSDKTGTLTENRMRVEQVYADDQMLQSLPADAAAREPWRTLLTALALSNDARPTTGEELIGDPTEVALYLAARQAGADKAVLSKSQPRVAEIAFDSERARMTTLHREALPAPPLPRERERVRGEGAKEGEAVIAFTKGAPEQVLPLCHDRLGAAGAEALDRGAVEALVERMAADGLRVLAVAVRRWSALPEPADTENVETKLTFLGLVGLLDPPRPEAREAVRLCRSAGITPVMITGDHPATARNIATRLGIIEQDAEVLTGRQLARLDMAQFEQHVERVRVYARVAPEQKIKIVKALQDRGEFVAMTGDGVNDAPALKRADIGVAMGITGTDVAKEAGHMILLDDNFATIVRAVREGRRIFDNIRKFIKYTMTSNSGEIWTIFLAPFLGLPIPLLPIHILWINLVTDGLPGLALAAEKEERGVMQRPPRPPNESIFAHGMWQHIVWVGVLMGAASLFTQAWAIHTGHGHWQTMVFTVLTLSQLGHVLAIRSETDSLFVQGVFSNRPLIGAVLFTFGLQLATIYVPWLNPVFKTEALTLNELAFCLAMSTLVFIGVEIEKWLVRRGVLYR
- a CDS encoding sigma-54-dependent transcriptional regulator, with amino-acid sequence MKRTVLVVDDEQNMQTVMRMVLESAGHEVLVADSGEAALAQVQNPNLDVVLTDLRMPGMGGEEFVVRCRQSRPDVPVIIITAHGTIRSAVKSIHDGAADYLTKPFEPEQLEIAVHNAIKLRDILRENAQLKAEVSESRGAKRLAGEGRAARQLLEEIQRVAPYKTGVLITGESGTGKELVARTIHELSPRRERPWVALNCSAIPRDLMESELFGYVKGAFTGATQNRAGRVEQAQGGTLFLDEIGDLDAGLQAKLLRVLQEREYSPVGSNQVRAVDVRFIAATNRDLKALVQEGQFREDLLYRLDVYSIVVPPLRHRREDIPLLAQTFLHELAAETDKKITAFTPAALEALEGYDWPGNIRELRNTVERSLLSCQGKTIDVGDLPAAIATPSGVATGEKSALARMGRKNLDHWLEEVERGAILEALAQTKGVQAHAAKKLGISERSLWHRIKKLNIQINRIIH
- a CDS encoding ATP-binding protein encodes the protein MSFRGFKLGRLQRKVLLVISVIVIVPMLVAGWLAAEWVSISFEKRLQQWIVDAARANQNWLEAYQNDAVILGRVLADDPAYVGRLERDPAEAIPLPVQQISQKLGIDLIQLYSPEKKLLYSSLPMEVKTLWERGQTEAVLKVTRKNKTMLAAVGITPIPRQGKPRYYLVLGSLLGQDFTDELAQLTGLKARLYYREGKNYYDLFSTPGQTIALKHLPASTLARLEKDKKPYYSLEAENGQFRGLYTPIVDPTGRVEAIMFSGLERRGVQEVLTNRVTLFLSISLLGVIIGGLAGLLLSRLVVRPLEYLRNGVMQLAGQNFSASVPVSSNDEFGDLAKAFNAMAARLREARDEQAQRFQKDKLTAMGELSASLAHEIRNPIGIINTSAALLDKPDYAPEKKAELTRMIREESLRVATLVQDFLQLSRHRQPAFAVIDPAQPLERALELALAGMPAITVRKALRHQDAKIQADAGLLQQAWSNILTNALQAMKGKEGKFWLSSGVENGSVYLSVEDNGPGVPPEIMPRLFEPFFTTKEQGTGLGLTIAHTLVEANGGRLEARPPEGNGARFVMRFPVYEAMEIAP